The following DNA comes from Nocardioides sp. JQ2195.
CAAGCCGAACCGTCCGGTCGCCTTCGTCGGCAACATCGTGGTCAACATCTTCCGACCGATCCCGTTCATCATCTTCATCGCAGCCGCCCAACCACTGGCGCGTGCGATCACCGGGACCGGCATCGGCAACAAGCCAGTGATCTTCGTGATGGCGCTGGCCGCCACGTTCGGCATCAGCCGGATCGTCGAGCAGAACCTGCTCACCGTCGATCCCGGCGTGCTCGAGGCGGCCCGGGCGATGGGCGCGAGTCGCACCCGCATCGTGTTCACCGTGCTGCTTCCCGAGGCCCTCGGCCCGCTGATCCTCGGCTACACGTTTGCCCTGGTCGCGCTCGTCGACATGTCCGCGGTCGCCGGCGTGGTCGGCGGCGGTGGTCTCGGAAATTTCGCGATCGTCTACGGCTATCGCCAGTTCGACACCGTGGTCACCTGGGCCGCGGTGCTGATGATCATCCTGATCGTGCAGCTCGCCCAGTTCCTCGGCAACGCCCTGGCCCGCAAGGTCATGCGCCGCTGACCCGAGGCCGGGTTCGGCGCTCTCACAGCAGAACCGTCCGCGGACTGCCCGCGGTGGACCAATTGGTCCATCGCGGCCAGTCCCGCCGGACAGAGGTCCGTCACCCTTCGCCGGCGGGACCACGCCAGTCACCTTTCACGGCAGAGGCCGCGCCCGTCAGGCTTCGCTGCGGAAGCGGCGCCCGTCAGGCTTCGCAGCAGACGCGGCGCCCGTCACAGAAGCGGCCCGGTCGGCCCGTCCCACTCGCAGGAGCCGGCCGGCCCACTCGTCCCGCAAGGTCAGGCGTCGCCAGCGACGCGGCGTACGGCGTCGCGCAGGGCCTGCTCGGGGTCCACGCCCTCGGCGCGGGCCTCGGCCACCAGGGCAAGCAGGCGATCGCCGAGCTCGTCCCCCGGCGGCGCGACCGATCGGCCGGAACGCTCCAGCCGGTCGAGCACCTTGTCGGCGAGCAGCAACGCGGGCAGCGTGGGCGGCAGGCCGTCGAAGACCGAGTCACGCTGCTTCTCCTGGGCCTTGATCGCCTGCCAGACCTCGTTGATCTCGACCGAGTCGTCGGAGGCCGGGGCATCACCGAAGACGTGCGGGTTGCGCCGCACCATCTTCTCGATCAGGTCAGTGGCCACGTCGTCGATCGTGAACGCGCCGGTCTCCGAGGCGATCTCCGCGTGGAACCAGACCTGCAGCAGCAGGTCTCCGAGCTCCTCGCGCAGGTGCTCCGCGTCACCGGTGTCGATCGCCTCGAGCGTCTCGTGGGCCTCCTCGAGCAGGAACCGGGCCAACGAGCGATGGGTCTGGCCTGCCTTCCAGGCGCAGGCGCGCCGCATGCGGGTCATCACCGCGGTCAGCTCGACCAGCGACTCACCTGTTGGCCCGTCCGTCGG
Coding sequences within:
- a CDS encoding methionine ABC transporter permease yields the protein MERLAELQDLFWQATGETLYIVFAVLIIGGLGGLLLGILLYVTRAGGIKPNRPVAFVGNIVVNIFRPIPFIIFIAAAQPLARAITGTGIGNKPVIFVMALAATFGISRIVEQNLLTVDPGVLEAARAMGASRTRIVFTVLLPEALGPLILGYTFALVALVDMSAVAGVVGGGGLGNFAIVYGYRQFDTVVTWAAVLMIILIVQLAQFLGNALARKVMRR
- a CDS encoding MazG family protein codes for the protein MAEPTGPPTGEPTDGPTGESLVELTAVMTRMRRACAWKAGQTHRSLARFLLEEAHETLEAIDTGDAEHLREELGDLLLQVWFHAEIASETGAFTIDDVATDLIEKMVRRNPHVFGDAPASDDSVEINEVWQAIKAQEKQRDSVFDGLPPTLPALLLADKVLDRLERSGRSVAPPGDELGDRLLALVAEARAEGVDPEQALRDAVRRVAGDA